GCCTTACCTATTATAAATGTTTTTACAGTTTTAGATAGTTTTTCTCAAGTTTTTACAAGAGATTCTATCTTTATCTATTTTGATTTGTTTTTTATTTTTATGGCTTTAGTTTGTTTACTTATTAGATTTATCTTAATAAAAAAACAAAGGAGAATAAAATGATATTTCTTGCTAGTTTTTTAACCTATTTAGGCATGCTGTTTTTCTCTTTTTCTTTAGAGAAACACTATAAACAAATTTTAAATAAAACAATAAACAAAAAAATAAAATATTTTGTAAAAGCTTTAGGAACAATATTTTTAAGCCTTTCACTTTATATTTTTATTCAAGTACTTACTTATTCATTAGCAATAACTTATTGGCTAGGTTTATTAACTATTGTCGCAATTTTTATTGCCTTTATCTATAGCTATAAACCTCAACTCATAATCAAAATATCTGTTTCACTTTTAGTTTTAACAGGAATAATAAATCTTATATAAAAGGAAAAAAATGAAGATAAAAAAACTATTATTAATAGGAGCAATAACTACAAGTAGTTTATTCGCTCATGGACTTTGGATAAATGCTTTTGAAGCAACTTCACATGGAAGTAAACTTGTGACTGTAGGTTTAGGAACTGGACATAACCCAACAATTGAAGACTCTATTTCTGATAGAGTTGAGCTTAACTCTTTTGATTTAATCATGCCAAAAGGAGAAGCTATTGCTTTAGAAAAACCTAAAAGAGGTTTAGAAGAGATTTATAATAAAGATAATCTAAATATTATCCCTAGTAATCTTGCTATGCAAAAAAT
This sequence is a window from Halarcobacter bivalviorum. Protein-coding genes within it:
- a CDS encoding DUF3325 domain-containing protein codes for the protein MIFLASFLTYLGMLFFSFSLEKHYKQILNKTINKKIKYFVKALGTIFLSLSLYIFIQVLTYSLAITYWLGLLTIVAIFIAFIYSYKPQLIIKISVSLLVLTGIINLI